In Dromiciops gliroides isolate mDroGli1 chromosome 4, mDroGli1.pri, whole genome shotgun sequence, one DNA window encodes the following:
- the LOC122753683 gene encoding histone H3.3A, with product MARTKQTARKSTGGKAPRKQLATKAARKSAPSTGGVKKPHRYRPGTVALREIRRYQKSTELLIRKLPFQRLVREIAQDFKTDLRFQSAAIGALQEASEAYLVGLFEDTNLCAIHAKRVTIMPKDIQLARRIRGERA from the exons ATGGCTCGTACCAAGCAAACTGCCCGTAAATCCACCGGTGGTAAAGCCCCCAGGAAGCAGCTCGCTACAAAAGCCGCTCGGAAGAGTGCGCCCTCTACTGGAGGGGTCAAGAAACCTCATCGTTACAG gccgGGTACTGTGGCTCTCCGTGAAATCAGACGTTATCAGAAGTCCACTGAACTTCTGATTCGTAAACTTCCCTTCCAGCGTCTGGTGCGTGAAATTGCTCAGGACTTCAAAACAGATCTGCGCTTCCAGAGTGCAGCAATTGGTGCTTTGCAG gAGGCAAGTGAAGCCTATCTGGTTGGCCTGTTTGAGGACACCAACCTATGTGCTATCCACGCCAAACGTGTCACAATCATGCCAAAAGATATCCAGCTAGCACGTCGCATACGTGGAGAACGTGCTTAA